The DNA window AAATCCAAAACTTAAAATAGATAACAAACTATGTGTAAATCCTCTATGTCCAAATATTTTATTAATTAAATATGATAACATTTTAATTTGACGTCCTAAAATAGATTTAGGATTATCAATATCTGGTAATAAACATGTAATTATTGAAACAGGGATAATACGCCACCAATCATCATGATACATAATTTTAGAAAAAATAAAATGTTGTATTAAAATACTACTAGTTATTGTAAATATTATATGTCCTTTAACTGTCATATAAACTTACCTAATATAAATTACTGAATTAATTTAGCAATAATACCATTAATATTTATTTTTTTTATAATAACTTTTATTTTATCAGTAACTTTAAAAAATAATTTATTTTTATTTAAAATAATTCCTTTTTCCTGATTAAGAATAAAATTATTATTTAAAAATTTTTTAGGAATAAAAGCATAAGCACCATTTTCAATAAATCTTACTTTAATACCAGAATATAATATATCAATAATTTCAGATAAAAAAATTTTATTACGAATAGAAATATTTCTAAAATATTCTAAATATAAAAAATTATATAAATCTTTTTGTACTTGTTTATGTAAATAACGTTTTTGATTCATATTAATATATATATTATCTAAAGGTTTTTCTATATTATCTTTTTTATTTATAATTGATTTTATTAATCTATGATTAATCATATCTCCAAATTTACGAATAGGCGATGTCCAAGTAGCATATCTTTTTAAACCTAAAGAAAAATGAGGACCTGGTTTTATATTAAATAATGTAATTAATTGATATTTTTTTATTCTATTTAAAACGAATGATAATTTTAAATCTTGTAATTTATTATATATAGTTTTATATCCTTTTAAAGTCATTAAAAATGATTTATTATATTTAATATTAAATTCGTTCAATAATTCTATTATTTTATCAATTTTATTGATATTAAAACCATAATATATATTATATATACCAAAACCTAAATTTTTATATAATATTTCAGATGCACATATATTAGCTGTTATCATTGCAGTTTCAATTATTTTATGTGCTATTCTTTTTTTTTCTATTATTATATTTAACAAATTACCCTTATTATCAATAATAAATTTATAATCTGTATTATTAAAATTTACAATATTTTTATAATTCCATTTTTTACGATATAAATAAAATTTATATAATAAAAAAATTTGTTGTTTAATTTTATTATTATTAGGTTTCCAAGTTCCTTTTTTTTCTAATAAATCTGAAACATCATTATAATTTAATTTTGCTCTTGATTTTATCCAACCGGTAAAAAAAATTATTTTTTTATTTAAAAAACCATTTTTATTAATTATTACTTTACAAATTAAAACTGGTCTTTTCTTATTAGGATGTAAAGAACAAAAATTTTCTGATAAAATTTTTGGCAATAAAGAAATTGTTAAACCCGGTAAATAATTTGTAAACATTCTTTCTGATGCTATTTGATCTATTTTACTATCTTTTTTAATATAAGAAGTAGGATCTGAAATAGCAATATAAATTAATAATTCCTCTTTAGATATTTTTTCTATATATAATGCATCATCTATATCTTTAGTATCTTTATTATCTATTGTAATAAAACATAATTTTGTTAAATCTTTTCTATGTATATTTTCATCTAAAAATTCTATTTTTTTACATAGATCATTACTAGGAGAATTAATTGAAAGATTATATTTTGATAAAATTTTCCACCATGAGGTTAAATGTTTATTATTTGTAGTTATAATTTCTGTTATTTCTGCTATAAATAAATCATTATTTTTTTTTAATAAAGGATGTTGAATAATTTTTGCAATTACTTGATCACCATTTTTAAAATCATTTTTAATATCTCTTCCTATAACACATTTTATTATATTATTATATAAAATTTTTTTTTTAGGAATAATATAAATAGTATCCATTTTTTTTTTTATTATTCCTTCGAAGATATTAATATTAGATTTTAATAATTTAATTGGTATAACTTGTAATTTATTATTAATATTTTGTATATTAGCTAATATATAATCTCCTTCCATAATATATTTTAAATAAATATAAGAAATATGATATATATCATTTTTGTCTGTTTCTAAAATTACTGTATTTTTATTTAAAAATTTTACAGAACCTTTAATAGAAGGTAAATTTTTTGAAAAATTTTTTTTTAGTTTAAAAAGTAAAATATTATTATAAAGCATAATATTAATTATAAATTTTCTGAAATTTTTTAATAATTAAAATGGAATATCGTCTTCAAAATCAAGAAGATTTTCATTTTTACTTATAGATAATTTATTATTATCATTTTTTTCTATCATATCATTAGATGTATTTGTTTTTTTATTCCAATCATTTTGAATTTCTTTTAAATTTTTATCTTTATTTAATAAATTATTATTATCATTTTGTCGTAAACTATTTAATATTTGCATTGTCCCTCCTATACTTACAATTATTTCAGTTATATAATTATCTTGCCCATTTTGGTTTTGCCATTTTCTAGTTTGTAAATAACCTTCAATATAAACTTGAGAACCTTTTTTTAAATATTCATTAGAAATTTCTGCTAATTTTCCAAATATTACAATTCTATGCCATTCAGTTTTTTCTTTATTTTCTCCAGTATTCTTGTCCTTCCAATGACTTGAAGTTGCAACTATAATATTTACAACAGGATTACCGTTAGGCATATAGCGTATTTCAGGATTTTTTCCTAAAAAACCAATTATAATTACTTTATTAACCCCTCTCTTACTAGCCATTTTTAATCCTTTTAATTAAAAATTAATATTTTTAAATTATTAACAATATTATTACATAAAAAATATAAATTATATAGAAAATAAATTTCCAATAAGAAAACGTAATTTTTTCATTGCATTTTTTTCTAATTGTCGTATACGTTCTGCAGATATACCATAATAATTTGCTAATTCTTGTAATGTAGTTTTTTTTTTATTTTTATTCAACCATCTTAAATTAATAATATTACGGCTACGATAATCTAATTTTAATATAGCTTTATATAATTTTTCTGAAATAAATTTACTCCAATTATCTTTTTCAATTATATTAGCAAAATTAGAATTATGATCTTTAAGAAAAATATTAGAATTAATTTTTTTATTTTTAAAATTATCTTTTGTATTATCATTCATATCTTGTGCTGACATACGTGATTCCATTTCACAAACATCTTTAATAGATACTCCTAATTCATTAGCTACCATTTTAATTTCATCTTGATTAAACCAACCTAATCTTTGTTTAGCTTTTCGTAAATTAAAAAATAGTTTTCTTTGTGCTTTTGTAGTAGCAACTTTAACAATTCTCCAATTACGTAAAACATATTCATGTATTTCGGCTTTAATCCAATGAATAGCAAAAGATACTAATCTAACTCCAATTTCTGGATTAAATCTACGTACAGCTTTCATTAAACCTATATTACCTTCTTGAATAAGATCTGCCTGTTGTAATCCATATCCTGAATAATATTTAGCTACATGTATAACAAATCTTAAGTGTGATAAAATTAATTTTTTTGCAGCTTCTAAATCTCCTTTATAATATAATTTTTTTGATAATTCTTGTTCTTCCCTAGAAGTTAACATTGGATAATTATTTGTTACATTTATATATGAATCTAATGTACCTATAGGTAGAATAGAAGATCTTAAATTAGAGGTAAATATATTTTTATACATTAATTCCTCCAAAAATAAAAAAATATTAATAATTAATTTTAAATTAATTAATAATAATTATTAATCTGTAAAAATTGCATTTATGAAATCTTTTGCATTAAATAAATATAAATCTGTAATCTTTTCTCCACAACAAAGATATCTTATTGGGATATTAAATTCATTTGCTAAGGAAAAAATAATACCACCTTTTGCTGTCCCATCTATTTTAGTTATTGTAATACCTGTTATTCCTATATTATCATGAAATGTTTTAAGTTGATTAATAGAATTTTGTCCAATATTTGAATCTATAATTAGCATTATTTCATTAATAATCATATTATTATTTTTTTTTATTACACGTGTAATTTTTTTTAACTCTTCCATAAGTAAAAAATTATTATGTAATCTTCCTGATGTATCCGCAATTAAAATATCTATTTTTTCTTTTTTAGCTTTAGAAATTGCATCAAAAATAATTGCTGAGCTATCTTTTTTTTTAGAATTATACATAAAAAAACTATTACTTTTTTTACTCCAGGAAAATAATTGTTCATGTGCACCAGCTCTAAAAGTATCACCAGAAGCTAAAAGTACAGATTTTTGTTTTTTATAAAAATAATATGCTAATTTCCCTATTGTAGTTGTTTTACCAACTCCATTAACACCTATTATTAATATTATAAATGGTTTTTTATTATTATTAATATTTAATGGGATTTCTACTGGAAGTAAAATTTTTAGCATTTCTGCCTTTATATATTTATATAATTGAGAAGAATTTTCTAAATTATTTAATTTTACATATTTTTTTGTTAAATTAATAATTTTTTTTGTAGTATGTATCCCTACATCAGAAATAATTAATTTTTCTTGTAATTTATTAAATAATTTTTCATTAATATTGTTTTTTTTTTTAAAAAGATTAAAAATTTCTTTACTAATATTTTTACTTGTTTTAATTAATTTTTTTTTTAAATAATTAAAAAAACCTATTTTTTTTTTATTTTTTTCATTTATCATTTTTTTATAAAAATCTTTAAATTATCTAGTAATAAAATACTTGATTTAATTAAAATAAATTATTATTTAAATAATATAACAAAAATAATTTTAAAGTAATTATTCTTAATAAGAATATTGTATAAATTATGAAAAAAAAAAAATATAATAATATTAATATTATATCTGGAAAATTTAAAGGTAAAAAAATAAAAGTTATAAATAGTGAAATTTTAAAACCTACAATGTGTTTTATTCGGGAAAATTTATTTAATTGGCTTATGAAAAATAATTTATATAAGTTGAAATGTTTAGATTGTTATGCTGGTACTGGAATTTTAAGTTTCGAAGCTCTTTCTAGGAATGCTTTATTAGCTACATTAATAGAAAATAATAAAAAAATATTTCAACAATTAAAAAAAAATATTTTTTTATTAAAAATAAAAAATATTTTTTTGATTTATAATGATACTATTAATTTTTTATCAAAAAAATCAAATATTCAATATGATCTTATTTTCATAGATCCACCATTTTGTGAAAAAAATATTTTATTACAAAAAACTTGTATTTTGTTAGAAAAAAATAACTGGTTAACAAATAATGCAAGAATTTTCATTGAATATAAAAAAAAAAGTAATAATTTTTTGTTACCTAACAATTGGATAAAATATAGACAAAAAACATTTGGGATGGTTACATATCTTTTATATCAAAAATTTATATAAATAAAAAATTATAATTTTTTTATTAAAAAAAAATATGGAGTATCACATATTTTTTTACTAATGATATTGTAATTCATAAAATGACAAAAATATTTTATATCTGTATTAACTAATAAATCATTTGTAATAATTAATAAAGTTTCATTTTTTTTTATCTGAAGTGTTTTTTTTCTAATCATCATTATAGTATTTGGACATTGTAGTCCTTGTATATCTAAAATATGATTTGCATTTTTATAAAAATTATTTTTTTTAAACATTTTAATATATTATTAATATATAAATTTATATGAATAATTTTATTATAATAAAAAAAATTTTTTTTTTTATAAAAATTTTATAAATAAATTTATATTTTAAATATATAAGGTAATAATATGAATTTAGAAAAAAAAAAAAAGATAGCTCTTGAAGATGCTATTCTACAAATAGAAAATCAATTTGGTAAAGGTTCTATTATGAGATTAGGTGATAATAGAACTATGGATATAGAAGCAATATCAA is part of the Enterobacteriaceae endosymbiont of Donacia fulgens genome and encodes:
- the rpoH gene encoding RNA polymerase sigma factor RpoH encodes the protein MYKNIFTSNLRSSILPIGTLDSYINVTNNYPMLTSREEQELSKKLYYKGDLEAAKKLILSHLRFVIHVAKYYSGYGLQQADLIQEGNIGLMKAVRRFNPEIGVRLVSFAIHWIKAEIHEYVLRNWRIVKVATTKAQRKLFFNLRKAKQRLGWFNQDEIKMVANELGVSIKDVCEMESRMSAQDMNDNTKDNFKNKKINSNIFLKDHNSNFANIIEKDNWSKFISEKLYKAILKLDYRSRNIINLRWLNKNKKKTTLQELANYYGISAERIRQLEKNAMKKLRFLIGNLFSI
- a CDS encoding exoribonuclease II, giving the protein MLYNNILLFKLKKNFSKNLPSIKGSVKFLNKNTVILETDKNDIYHISYIYLKYIMEGDYILANIQNINNKLQVIPIKLLKSNINIFEGIIKKKMDTIYIIPKKKILYNNIIKCVIGRDIKNDFKNGDQVIAKIIQHPLLKKNNDLFIAEITEIITTNNKHLTSWWKILSKYNLSINSPSNDLCKKIEFLDENIHRKDLTKLCFITIDNKDTKDIDDALYIEKISKEELLIYIAISDPTSYIKKDSKIDQIASERMFTNYLPGLTISLLPKILSENFCSLHPNKKRPVLICKVIINKNGFLNKKIIFFTGWIKSRAKLNYNDVSDLLEKKGTWKPNNNKIKQQIFLLYKFYLYRKKWNYKNIVNFNNTDYKFIIDNKGNLLNIIIEKKRIAHKIIETAMITANICASEILYKNLGFGIYNIYYGFNINKIDKIIELLNEFNIKYNKSFLMTLKGYKTIYNKLQDLKLSFVLNRIKKYQLITLFNIKPGPHFSLGLKRYATWTSPIRKFGDMINHRLIKSIINKKDNIEKPLDNIYINMNQKRYLHKQVQKDLYNFLYLEYFRNISIRNKIFLSEIIDILYSGIKVRFIENGAYAFIPKKFLNNNFILNQEKGIILNKNKLFFKVTDKIKVIIKKININGIIAKLIQ
- the rsmD gene encoding 16S rRNA (guanine(966)-N(2))-methyltransferase RsmD is translated as MKKKKYNNINIISGKFKGKKIKVINSEILKPTMCFIRENLFNWLMKNNLYKLKCLDCYAGTGILSFEALSRNALLATLIENNKKIFQQLKKNIFLLKIKNIFLIYNDTINFLSKKSNIQYDLIFIDPPFCEKNILLQKTCILLEKNNWLTNNARIFIEYKKKSNNFLLPNNWIKYRQKTFGMVTYLLYQKFI
- the ssb gene encoding single-stranded DNA-binding protein, which translates into the protein MASKRGVNKVIIIGFLGKNPEIRYMPNGNPVVNIIVATSSHWKDKNTGENKEKTEWHRIVIFGKLAEISNEYLKKGSQVYIEGYLQTRKWQNQNGQDNYITEIIVSIGGTMQILNSLRQNDNNNLLNKDKNLKEIQNDWNKKTNTSNDMIEKNDNNKLSISKNENLLDFEDDIPF
- the tusA gene encoding sulfurtransferase TusA, translated to MFKKNNFYKNANHILDIQGLQCPNTIMMIRKKTLQIKKNETLLIITNDLLVNTDIKYFCHFMNYNIISKKICDTPYFFLIKKL
- the ftsY gene encoding signal recognition particle-docking protein FtsY, translating into MINEKNKKKIGFFNYLKKKLIKTSKNISKEIFNLFKKKNNINEKLFNKLQEKLIISDVGIHTTKKIINLTKKYVKLNNLENSSQLYKYIKAEMLKILLPVEIPLNINNNKKPFIILIIGVNGVGKTTTIGKLAYYFYKKQKSVLLASGDTFRAGAHEQLFSWSKKSNSFFMYNSKKKDSSAIIFDAISKAKKEKIDILIADTSGRLHNNFLLMEELKKITRVIKKNNNMIINEIMLIIDSNIGQNSINQLKTFHDNIGITGITITKIDGTAKGGIIFSLANEFNIPIRYLCCGEKITDLYLFNAKDFINAIFTD